The Heliangelus exortis unplaced genomic scaffold, bHelExo1.hap1 Scaffold_100, whole genome shotgun sequence nucleotide sequence GATGGGTGCAACACCCACTCCGGGGGGGGCTTCTCCACCGGGATGGGGGGAAATTGGTCCCGAATGgatttcccagctctgctgtgaccCCCCCTGCACCTTCCAGACTTCCCAGtagcctaaaaaaaataaataaaataaaataaaataaaataaaataaaataaaataaaataaaataaaaaaatttctggttttccagGATTTCCAGTCCTGGTTtccaagcagctcctggggtgcCAGAGAGGGGGGGGCTGGAAGAGGAGCCCCACATGGTCCTGGTTGGAGGCAAAGTCGCCAAGAGGTGACCAAGGGTGGCCCCAAAAGTCACCCAAGAACCGGAGCCCaaagctccaggagctgctcccaccCTTCCTGGGccttttcctaaaataaaaccCCCTCATCCCACGGGAACAACCTCCTGGGAGCTTCCACCCGAGCTCCTGCGTCCCAGGTGCCACACGGGGACCCCATGGGTTCTCAgctcccccctttttttttttttgcctggggGGGGTTTCACCCGATTCCACCCGGATTTCCCCAcggatccccccccccccgcttcCATCGGGAATCAGCTGTGTCCCTGGATGGGCTCCCTGCCCTCTTGGCACAGGCTGctggaagggggggggacaTTCCCCGGCTGTCACCCCCCCGGGGGACCTGGCACTCAGCTGGGCTTGGCCAGCGAGCCAAGGGacaaaaaggggggggggggggacacggggacacagCTGGACCCCAACACCAGGGGGGCCGTGGCTTGGCTGAAGCTCCCAGAGCATCATTGGGGGTCCCCTTATTTTTGGGGTGCACTCCATCTACTTGGGGGGGGGGCATCCTAAAGAGGTGAACCCCAAAAtagctgcccccccccccattgAGGTATCCCAGAGGAGGTGCCGCCCCACCCCAAGTAGATGGGGTGCACCCCAAAAATAAGGGGACCCCTAAGTAGGTGCCCCCCCAGATGCTTGCACTGCAAAGCAAGGGCCCCCCGAAGTGGGGGGACCCCAAAATAGGtgaatccccccccccccaaagcagCCATATCCCAGAGgaggtgcccccccccccctccaagtCCATCCCGACCCAGACACATccctgggggggctgcaccccAAAGTAGCTGCACCCTGAGTAgatgtcccccccccccagatgGGTGCCCCCGAAACCTGAGTGGCCCCCCCAgccatccccctccccactgcagccgcttccccacagccccccccagcagagccccGGAGCTGGGAAGGTCCCCCCGGAGCCTCGGCAGCTgctgaaggggggggggggggaggacacAGCACTGAGCTGCGTGGGGGGGGACACGTGGGGACACGTGGGCAGGGGCTGGCACAGCACGTGTGGCAgagtggggggggggtgagaaaccccaaacccacccccccCATCATCCTAAAGCCCCCCCCATCATCCTAAAGCCCCCTCCCATCATCCTAAAGCCCCCTGCCATCATCCTaaagcccagcagcacctccacTGGGAGAccaccccccccctcacccccccccatccctctggacaccaccccccccccccactccatCCCTCTGGAGATGACCCCATCCCTCTGGAAATCCCCCCCTGATCCCTCTGGAAGGGACCCCCGGGATCCCTCTGGAATTACCCAACCCAAAGCTGATTCCCGAGGGAATCCCAAAGCCAAATCCCAGATCCACACCCGGAGCTCCGAGTTCCCTCCCCAGACACCAAAACCTGGAGCAAAACTGCTCGAAACCAACCCACAACTTTATTCCAGCTAAAAACCCCAAGTCTGAgtcttttttaattgttatttttattttattggggttttttttggggttttggggtgggtttggtggggttttttatttttttttttgtgttttttttaattacaattttctttacaaaaggATAAAATTCTGCTCTTACTAAAAAGGGAAGAAACCCCCCAAGACCAGGCTTGGGTCCCAATTCCCACCTCTCTCCAAAAcacttctgcaaaaaaaaaaaaaaaaaaaaaaacaaaacactcgCCCagattttttggtgttttttggggggggggaaaccaAAAAGATTTGCATAGGTTCTCAAATTTATTGCTCAtcttggaggaggagggggaaaaattcACCAACTCCTTGGGTTTGATGGGGAATATTGGGTTTgatccccccccaaaaaaaaagaaaaaagaaaaaaaaatgggagcgggaagggagggagggaagaaaaataagttaaataaataaataaatggctcataaataaagctggaaaaggaataaaataaataaaataaaaataatataaaataaaataaaatagaatagaataaaataaaataaaataaaataaaataaaataaaataaaataaaataaaataaaataataaaataaaataaaataaaataataaaataaaataaaaaaataaaataaaataataaaataaaataaaaaataaaataaaataaaataaaataataaataaaataaaataataaataaaataaataaaataataaaataaaataataaaataaaataaaataaaataaaataaaaaataaataaaataaaataaaataaataaataaaataataaaataaaataaaataaaataaaataaaccccagaGGTCTTCACCAAAGCAACTCCAGCATGGAAAAGGGGATGTGGAATCCAAGGGATTTGGCTCCAGCTGAtgggaggcagagggggtgtccgtgtccccctccccatcctgcaaaaggaggaaaaggggatggaaaaaaaaaaaaaccacaaaaaaaaccaaaaaaaccttggGAATGGCTGAGCCCAAGTGCTGGGGGGTGAAGCCACCTctgggggggagcaggaggcagcgGCTCAGCTTCCAGGGGTTGCTGCTCCggggtgctcctggggagagtTTTGGGGTCACCCAGGAGCcggtgggagaggagggaaaatcCAGCTGAGTTTTCCACAGCCGCATCCCACGGAGACGCTCGGGAGCCTCTCTGCTCCCGGCTGGAATTTTGTCCGTGCCCGGAGCAGCTCCAGGACGTGGCTGagcttttccccccccccccaaaaaaaaaaaaaaaaaaaaattttggggTCCCTCCTCTACTCGTTGAAGATGGCGTTGAGGtgggggggcaggcagggggggctggaagGCTTCGTAGCCCCCGTCCAGGGGGATCTCGTAgcgagggagggagggggggaagggggtgcTGGGGCCCTGGGGTCCCCCCAAGGGCGAGCGAGGGGTAGGGGGCCAGGAGGGGTAGGATTTCTCCAGGTCTGGAGAAGCATCCGGCTTCAAGGAGAAGTTCCCAGTGATGCTgagggggggggtcaggggtCCTcgtaaggggggggggggtgcaggaggaggggtgggtgCCAAGGAAGCGTCCACCGAGGTCTtgaagggggggggaggcttCAGGTGCAGCAGTTGGGGCTCCAGGGTCCCGTAAGGGGGGCTGGGAGCCCCGGGGAGCGGTAGGCCGAAGGAGTTGGGTAGGGAAGGGTCGCAGAGGGAggatttttcctcctgtttttccaggaaaaaggGTTGGGgacccagctgcaggcagccgGCCACCAGGTTGCTGGTGGGTTGGGACAAACCCTTGCAGAGCATTTCCACGAAAATTCTTCCCTTCCAGAGTCTGCCCGCTCTCCAGCACCTCCGAGAGAGCCCAGATGTAGTTCCTGGCCAGCCTCAAGGTCTCGATTTTGGATAATTCTGAGTTTTGGAGTAACAGGGCATCACCCTCCTCAGGTTATCCAGGGCATCGTTCAGGCCGTGCATCGGGTGCGTTCCCGGGCGTTGGCTTTCACCCGCCGGGCCCGGAACCTTTCCAGCCTCGCCTTggtcattttctcttctttggtcctctccttttgggtttttcccgtcttcttcctctcctcttcctcctcctcctcctcctcgaTGCTCTCGTGCTCTGCAGACAACCGGGCACCAAGCTGCAAGGTCCTTCCTGGCCTCGTCCTCCTTGGAGCTCAAGTTTCCCCCGCCCAGGGTTGGgtgccccccagctctgccatctcCTTGGGCTTGGTGGGGGTCTTGGTCATCCCTGCAAGAAAGGGACAAGGAGACCAGAGGGAATTCCAGCTGGAAAAGTcagcacgggggggggggggggaaacttGCCAGAAAGTCAGGAGACATCTTGAGGGTGtcaggaaaagagggggaaatcAGCATCCAAAAGCTGCTTCCTGCCCCCCAACAGCACCCACAGAACCCAACAGCACCCCCAGAACACAACAGCATCCAACAGCACTCAACAGACTCAACAGAACTCAACAGAACTCAACAGAACTCAACAGCACCCAACAGCACCCACAGAACCCAACAGCACCCAACAGCACCCAACAGCACCCAACAGAACCCAACAGACCCAACAGCACCCAACAGCACCAACAGAACCAACAGAAACCCAACAGAACTCAACAGAACTCAACAGAACCACAGCACCCAACAGCACCCAACAGACCCAACAGAACCCAACAGAACCCAACAGAACCCAACAGCACCCAACAGAACCCAACAGAACCCAACAGAACTCAACAGAACCCAACAGAACCCAACAGCACCCAACAGAACTCAACAGAACCCAACAGAACCCAACAGCACCAACAGCACCCAACAGCACCCAAAGAACCCAACAGAACC carries:
- the NEUROD4 gene encoding LOW QUALITY PROTEIN: neurogenic differentiation factor 4 (The sequence of the model RefSeq protein was modified relative to this genomic sequence to represent the inferred CDS: inserted 2 bases in 2 codons; deleted 2 bases in 2 codons; substituted 1 base at 1 genomic stop codon); its protein translation is MTKTPTKPKEMAELGGTQPWAGETXAPRRTRPGRTLQLGARLSAEHESIEEEEEEEEERKKTGKTQKERTKEEKMTKARLERFRARRVKANARERTXMHGLNDALDNLRRVMPCYSKTQXLSKIETLRLARNYIWALSEVLESGQTLEGKNFVEMLCKGLSQPTSNLVAGCLQLGPQPFFLEKQEEKSSLCDPSLPNSFGLPLPGAPSPPYGTLEPQLLHLKPPPPFKTSVDASLAPTPPPAPPPPLRGPLTPPLSITGNFSLKPDASPDLEKSYPSWPPTPRSPLGGPQGPSTPFPPSLPRYEIPLDGGYEAFQPPLPAPHLNAIFNE